From Methanococcus maripaludis, the proteins below share one genomic window:
- a CDS encoding ATP-binding protein: MKKIVIGASLGSTSAFRFKFILTDDEFEKENLVYNYVELNLNGQVDEVLIAKIIDVKKENPLVTPEQAGALAKDVLSQINSFTIPQRFTYAVAECEVVGILKEGKLEMNRKSIPPATDIFPISQKSIEQLFHDKSPNYLPIGGMESFKGSYGTPITINGDELVTKHFAIFGMTGSGKTNTAAKVIEELAIRGYNIVLFDPHDDYQNINDFSGIKDYFEKNNIDWDIIKNNFAEKNISEEEIFSFLQTVSVVYNIPIVGYLLKISENGKASLNELLMKILGDDTLIECIKNSAIFQRQMNFAEKPNDTEIPTEENKKYVSTYNIFPELRDYGKNHGTFSKRLMECFLGEKFTGPQERILALCNSDQKGIDYINELKIVCEPEESNGKAKNTQDSTKMALAGKFTTLETIYHNASKASKACDIEELMKNITDSESKSRIHRISLSSLSESMRKTTVYAVVNYIFNEYKYNNELKDKTPVLFILEEARSLIPKNTREHIPSLSAVEALRDLAYEGRKFKLAYGLISQKPSTIDEEVASQCNTLILQQLKSPDDQSYVKKVTEGMTEEELSILKNIGTGKAVVTGTAIKSTVLIDVFRRYSKEGVKEPRPLSDIVINEVNDIKNKLKFEEN; the protein is encoded by the coding sequence TTGAAAAAAATAGTTATTGGTGCAAGTTTAGGTTCAACTTCGGCATTTAGATTTAAGTTTATATTAACTGATGATGAATTTGAAAAAGAAAATTTAGTTTATAATTATGTGGAATTAAACCTTAATGGGCAGGTTGATGAAGTACTAATCGCGAAAATTATTGATGTTAAAAAAGAAAATCCATTGGTAACTCCAGAACAGGCTGGGGCTTTGGCAAAGGATGTATTGTCCCAAATAAATTCTTTTACAATTCCTCAAAGATTTACATATGCAGTAGCCGAATGTGAAGTTGTAGGTATTCTAAAAGAGGGAAAACTAGAAATGAATAGAAAATCTATCCCTCCTGCAACCGATATATTTCCAATAAGTCAAAAAAGTATAGAACAGCTATTTCATGATAAAAGTCCAAATTATTTACCTATCGGCGGAATGGAAAGCTTTAAGGGCTCTTATGGTACCCCAATTACCATAAATGGGGATGAATTAGTTACAAAACATTTTGCTATTTTTGGAATGACGGGATCTGGAAAAACAAACACAGCTGCAAAAGTTATTGAAGAATTAGCCATTAGGGGATATAATATTGTACTATTTGATCCCCATGATGATTATCAAAATATTAACGATTTTTCAGGTATTAAAGATTATTTTGAGAAAAATAATATTGATTGGGATATAATTAAGAATAATTTCGCAGAAAAAAATATTTCTGAGGAAGAAATATTCTCATTTTTGCAGACTGTATCTGTTGTATATAATATTCCCATAGTGGGATATCTTTTGAAAATATCTGAAAATGGAAAAGCCTCATTAAATGAGTTATTAATGAAAATTTTAGGCGACGATACATTGATTGAATGTATTAAAAATAGTGCCATATTCCAAAGACAGATGAATTTCGCAGAAAAACCGAATGATACAGAAATACCTACTGAAGAAAATAAAAAGTATGTTTCAACATACAATATATTTCCAGAACTTAGAGATTATGGTAAAAATCATGGCACATTTTCTAAACGACTTATGGAATGCTTTTTAGGGGAAAAATTTACGGGGCCACAAGAAAGAATATTGGCATTGTGTAACTCGGATCAGAAAGGAATAGACTATATTAATGAGTTAAAAATCGTATGTGAACCAGAAGAAAGCAATGGAAAAGCTAAAAATACCCAGGACTCTACAAAAATGGCTTTAGCAGGTAAATTTACCACACTAGAAACAATTTACCACAATGCGTCAAAAGCGTCAAAAGCTTGCGACATTGAAGAGTTGATGAAAAATATTACTGATTCGGAATCGAAATCCAGGATACACCGTATTTCTTTATCCTCCCTTTCAGAAAGTATGAGAAAAACGACCGTTTATGCAGTTGTAAATTATATTTTTAATGAATATAAATATAATAACGAGTTAAAGGACAAAACCCCTGTTTTATTTATTTTAGAAGAAGCAAGAAGTTTAATTCCGAAAAATACACGAGAACATATTCCAAGTCTATCTGCAGTAGAGGCCCTTAGGGACCTTGCATATGAGGGTAGGAAGTTTAAATTGGCATATGGGTTAATTTCTCAAAAACCATCTACTATTGATGAAGAGGTAGCCTCCCAGTGTAATACATTAATATTGCAACAGTTAAAAAGCCCTGATGACCAAAGTTATGTTAAAAAGGTAACTGAAGGGATGACAGAGGAAG